The window CATACCTGGTAAACAATGCATGAACATCCAAGTCGTTCCCCTTTAGTTTTGGACCAGTCCTGTACCACCCAACAACATGCTCCTTGGCTGCATCCGAAACAACTCATCAGTACACAGCAGAAATAAACCGCACACGGCAAGTCCAGCATACCTGATGAGAATTCTAAAACAGCATACCATTGATGCTATTGAACATGGAGAACACAGACTCATGGTAATTATGGTCGAGGAACCGGATCCTCGGGTCCTTGTCATCCTCCTCAAATGGCACTGCAAGATCAAACGCCGCCATAATTAACAAATTCAGCAAACCTCCACCGTAAACAGCTCTACAGATCTAATCACGCAAGGGTTTCACACGCCAGCAGATCTAACTGCAGCTACGGCCAGGACGAGTTCCGCGAACCCTAGGCCCCGGCAGAGGCGCGGATTTCTTCGGAAACAGGCGGGGCGGACCCGGACGGCGCAAACCCTAGCAGGCCAGAGACGGGGGCTTCGCTCGCATACGAGTGTAGGAGTTGGTGACGTCGATGACGCCGCGGGAGGAGGTGCCGAGGAGCACGCCAACAATGCGCTTCCGGGTGTCGCGGGCGATGCAGTTGTAGTGGTCGACGATGCTGAGCAGCACAGCGGGTGCACCACCACCTTCTCCAGCGTCCGCCNNNNNNNNNNNNNNNNNNNNNNNNNNNNNNNNNNNNNNNNNNNNNNNNNNNNNNNNNNNNNNNNNNNNNNNNNNNNNNNNNNNNNNNNNNNNNNNNNNNNNNNNNNNNNNNNNNNNNNNNNNNNNNNNNNNNNNNNNNNNNNNNNNNNNNNNNNNNNNNNNNNNNNNNNNNNNNNNNNNNNNNNNNNNNNNNNNNNNNNNNNNNNNNNNNNNNNNNNNNNNNNNNNNNNNNNNNNNNNNNNNNNNNNNNNNNNNNNNNNNNNNNNNNNNNNNNNNNNNNNNNNNNNNNNNNNNNNNNNNNNNNNNNNNNNNNNNNNNNNNNNNNNNNNNNNNNNNNNNNNNNNNNNNNNNNNNNNNNNNNNNNNNNNNNNNNNNNNNNNNNNNNNNNNNNNNNNNNNNNNNNNNNNNNNNNNNNNNNNNNNNNNNNNNNNNNNNNNNNNNNNNNNNNNNNNNNNNNNNNNNNNNNNNNNNNNNNNNNNNNNNNNNNNNNNNNNNNNNNTCTCCTCGGCGCAAAACCCTAGCGGCGGATCTACTGTATGGCGGGATGAACCCTTGCGTGCGGTCGAAGGAGGAGGGCGTCAGGGTGGTTTGGGTTTGGGAGAGATGGTCTGGCGAAGGTGGGGGTGTAGGGGATGTGAGATTATTTTCCTGGTTTTGCTGGTTTGGACACCGATTTTTTTTGTGCgatttttgtgtgtgggagtcgtGCGATGGGCCGTGGATCTAGCGCGAGGGGTGAGGTCAAACCATCACGACAAGGACCATGACAGACAGATCCCTATTTAATAGGTAGAGACAtggagatgcataaatggtaaaaacTGCATACCACAACGATGCCATGAAATAAGAGAAGGAACTAAAGTGAATGAGAATAAGAAACTCAACAACAAATGGCAACACAAAGTCTTGCAGTTTATCGACTTCTTTGACAGACGCTATATAATACCATCCAGCAGTCTCATAATTACCCTGAATTGAATTAAATTATCAAAAACACATCACATGTTCAGGGTTGTAAACAAGACTCTCAACAAGGAAATCCAAAGTGTCAGCACAGAGAATTAGTGAAATAATACCCAACTAATTCAATGGGTATATGAATGGGGCGCATCACCTTACAATGGTATGATCCAGCCAAGTTATAGTAGGCTTGTGATTTCAGTAGTCCATCACTGCTTGAAGAGAGAACAGTCTCACTCAGTTGCTCAACCACAAAATGCTGGCCAGTAAAGAAATAATGGTTGGCAAGGTGGTTGAGTGCCAAAGTGCAATAAGGATAAATTTCTAAGGCTCTACTCATTTTATCCATTCCTCTGCGGATTTCACCAACTATGGCAAAGTTGCAGATTTTAGAAAATAATCAGAAAAAGGGTGAGAAGAAAATTTCTTTTGCAACTCCATGATCGCAAGTGCTACTAGCGCAAAGTTTTCAGGGTCCAACTGTGAAGTAATTGTACGTGAATAAAGACATGAATTCATCTTAAGAGACAATTCTTCTACATGAAACAAGAGACAGAAAAAGAACTAGCCTGTAAGACTTGTTGAAAAGCTTGTCAAGCCCTGTCTAGCTGACCAAGTTTGTATCGACAAAAAGCTATACCAAGCCTTACAGCAGCAGGACAATCTGTATAGCCCCGTAGGGCTCTCTAGAAAGATGATTGAAATTTATAGCATATTACTGCAAAATATCATGGAACTGTCAAAAAGGAATTGAGCTGTCTTCAAATTTATAGCATGTTCCAAAGTAGTTAACCTTTTCCCAATCCACATAGACGGTTCAGTTTCATCTATCCTCGACGCCCTATTGTAGTACTGAGTCGCATCTTTGAAATGTACTTACTTTTGTGGCGGTCTCTCAGCCTTTCTCAGAAAAGGATGAGAAGCATCCAAAGCATTAAGGATGGCTATCCGCTCATATTTCACATCAGCATATTAATCATCGATTCCTGCAGAGATGAGGAAATAGTTCAACAACAGCCGGTTTATACTTATATATATAAAAATAGAAACaatgagaaagagctactccctccgttcctaaatgtaagtatttttagagatttcactacagactacatacggagcaaaatgagtgaatcgacactctaaatatatctatatacatccgtatgtagtttgcagTGGAATCTATGTTTCTAAGGCGTCTGTAAGGNNNNNNNNNNNNNNNNNNNNNNNNNNNNNNNNNNNNNNNNNNNNNNNNNNNNNNNNNNNNNNNNNNNNNNNNNNNNNNNNNNNNNNNNNNNNNNNNNNNNNNNNNNNNNNNNNNNNNNNNNNNNNNNNNNNNNNNNNNNNNNNNNNNNNNNNNNNNNNNNNNNNNNNNNNNNNNNNNNNNNNNNNNNNNNNNNNNNNNNNNNNNNNNNNNNNNNNNNNNNNNNNNNNNNNNNNNNNNNNNNNNNNNNNNNNNNNNNNNNNNNNNNNNNNNNNNNNNNNNNNNNNNNNNNNNNNNNNNNNNNNNNNNNNNNNNNNNNNNNNNNNNNNNNNNNNNNNNNgaatctttaaaaagacttatatttaggaacggagggagtagtgtggTACAATCGAAGGTGACATTATTGTTCAGATCATAAATAATAGTGCAGGAAAAGAATTATAATAAAAACTAACCTGGGCCTGATCCTTCCTCTAGAATCTGTAGGAACTGCTCTATCTTTCCTTGCTTGAAGTATTCTCTCTGCATCAATGATTTTTTCAGAAGTAAATAAGATACACAACTGGACATTTCCTCTAATGTTTAAATAGGTACCAATCAGGATAGTTTGATTTCACAGCAAAAACTAGGCTTCAGAAAAATAAAACGCAGAAGGAGTAAAATTGGATCAAGCGCGACAATAAGATGACAGCATATATAGACTGTAAACAGCAACAATATTATACTTGTAAGAATCCAATTCCGTCCTTTAAGGATGACAGGAATATAGAACATAATAGCTCCAAGAAATTTGAAGAGAAAGCATGTATCTCTTCCAATGTTTCCAATGCTGTCTCTCTAGTGGCATTCTTTTGCTATTCTTTCAGATTTGCTTAATTCATCCTCAACAAGAACATCATCTTTGCTAGTGACTGACAAAGCTTGCTTATTTTGTTTAAGTCAGACAGAAAATTCTACGGCCTACTTTCAGTTCTTTTTATCAATGTAATATACAATGCAATTCAAATGTATGATGATAACGATTATTGATGTTTATCTCAGATGATTGTGTGGCATGATATGTACCTTCTGATTTCATCTGTTGTACTCTTTTTGAATGCATATTTTCTACATTTAATAGTTCCTTGCGTGTGTCTGATACTTGGCCAGACCAAACAAGGTTTGATTGCTGTGGCCACAACAATTCTATCCAGCTTAGCCGCCTCCTCGATAAGATGTTTCCTTATTTGGTTATACTTTTAAGGGCAGCAGGTAGTATAGAATAGATAGATGTGAAGGAAAAACGATTGAAAACAGATAGATGTTTAAGAAAAACGATTGAGTGTGCAGTGTTTATTCTTTTTTCTTGAATTTGTTTGTTCGTTGTGAATTTTAAAGTGATTAATTATCGTGCTGAAATAAAAATAATAGGATATGAAAACCTATGAATCATGTCATGACAACCGGCATCTTCTTCAATGTAacctaaaataaatgccacagctgACATTAATAAAAGCTACCTTGTTTCTAAATTACTACTATATGCTGCCTTCCTGCATTCTGAGTATACATTTGTTTGCCCAGGTTGTGCACGAGTTCCAAGGGAGGCGCCAAGCAAAGACTCACCTTGGGGGAGCAGGGAGTAGAGATTGGTTTACCTAGCGTAGCCTGGACCGTCCATGCAGAGAGATTGGGTTTATATGAGTGCGGGTATGGCAACCATCAGTCTCGCCAACTGCAGATTTGCTCGCCATGGAGAAGCTTGTTTCTTACCTACAATCATCAGGGAGAAGAAGGTTGTTTCTTACCAAATCATCATGGAGGAGAAGGTTGTTTTGAAAATCTATTTTTCTTTCTTGACAGGATTATAAGTGGAATATGTAAGTACCAGGCTCCACTAAAAACTAGTAGAAATCAACATCCAAGATCACTTAACATGATAGTACAATGTTGTCTTTACAAAGAAAAGTAAAGACAAAAACAGGGAAATCCCTCCAAACACACAAATCCTCAATGGTGCAAATAGACCTAAAAGTAAGTAAATAGATATCGCATAACAAATGCGACTGCGACAAGGATCTGGACCATCAGTTCATCACCGACACAAGATTATTCATTCATTCAGAGCACCCACTCAATGTCCTCGTCGGTGAAGACAAAACGTGCGCACTTGTGCTTGACCATCTGAAGGGTGTGCTGGTCATCACCGGCGCCAGCAATCATCTCTACGCCGGTGAGCACAGAAAAGCACCCGCCTATTTCTCCTTCTGCAAAGGTCTTAGCGGTGAGAAACTTGCGGTCGCCAAGGTAGAGAAGCTCGAGCTGTTTCGGAAGCCACGCCTCTCCATCAGGCAGGTTCAGATCTTCCCATATTTTGGGTGCTGTGGGCTGCCGTCCATTGTCCATGGCAGAGAGGTCCATGGCACACAGGTGGTTGGGGCTTGAGTCTGAGAATCCAAACCATAGGTTAAACTCAGGGACGTACTGAGCTCTGCCATTAAAGGGCAGCTTCCATTCCCCAACATGGCTCCATTTGTCCGAGAGCCTCCATCCTAGACAGTGTCTAGAGTCAGAGCATGCCATCTCAAAGCTGTAGGTGCCTATGCGGCCACCACATGATATGTAGATGGTGGAGCAGCCATCGCCATTGACCACAGTGGTAAAGGAGGTAATAGAAGATGGTTGGTACCAAGGTTCGAGGACAAAAGGAGGCGGTGGAAGAACTCGCCAACACCATGGCGGCATCAAGCTGCTGCTCCTGAATTCCCTGGGCGTGGGCTCAAGGACCTCAAAGCATCGACGGGCGTCCTTCAAGGGTTCGGTATCCAACACATAAATGCTGTCTTCGTCGCCGCCAGGGTGCGCGATGGAGAGGCACATGGGTTTGACTCCCTTAGGCGTGTTGAGACGGCCCAGGGTGGTGTGCACCTGTTTGTCGGCGTCGTACAGCCGGGTCTCGCCGATCGTATTGGCATAAATCATTCTGCCATCGCTGGTGGGGCGGGGGGTGAGGAGCGCGAACATATCCAAGGTGCCACCTGGGGCAGCTGCAGTGAAGTTCGCGCTTGGGCT is drawn from Triticum dicoccoides isolate Atlit2015 ecotype Zavitan chromosome 6B, WEW_v2.0, whole genome shotgun sequence and contains these coding sequences:
- the LOC119323742 gene encoding uncharacterized protein LOC119323742 → MNRRFLNLVTRNWTQGVYSVRRMDPYHHFFYGSTEAALGAADEACKMKESFPAMQIQDLPSPSANFTAAAPGGTLDMFALLTPRPTSDGRMIYANTIGETRLYDADKQVHTTLGRLNTPKGVKPMCLSIAHPGGDEDSIYVLDTEPLKDARRCFEVLEPTPREFRSSSLMPPWCWRVLPPPPFVLEPWYQPSSITSFTTVVNGDGCSTIYISCGGRIGTYSFEMACSDSRHCLGWRLSDKWSHVGEWKLPFNGRAQYVPEFNLWFGFSDSSPNHLCAMDLSAMDNGRQPTAPKIWEDLNLPDGEAWLPKQLELLYLGDRKFLTAKTFAEGEIGGCFSVLTGVEMIAGAGDDQHTLQMVKHKCARFVFTDEDIEWVL